In Sorangium aterium, the genomic stretch GGCCCGGCGTCGGCGCTGTATGGCGCCGACGCGTTCCTCGGGGTCGTCAACATCATCACCCTCGATCCGGAGGACATTCCCTTCGCCGACGGGACGGTGCAAGTCGGCGTGACGAAGGACCACCCGCGCGGCCGTCTCGACCTGGTGGGCGGCATGTTCACCGATCGCTTCGAGATGATGCTGACGGCCGCGGGGGAGCTCGATGATCGAAGCGGCCTGGAGATGCCTACCCAGTCCCCGGCGGCCCTCATCCCGCCCTACAACGCGGGGCGCCTGGACGCCCAGAACCTCGAGCGCATGTCGGGGGTCGTCGGGGCGCGCATCGGGTTTCGCAGCCCCGAGCGTGGGCACCACCTCAGGCTCAGCGCGTACTGGTCAGGCCTCCGGCGCGGCGGGGATTTTGCGCAATGGGCGCAGCTCACCGGCGGGACGGACGACGAGGGGAACCGCGCCGGCACGGTGGTCAGCCTCCAGCAGCGTCGCGTGGCGGTCGACGGGCTCTTCCAGCTGAACCGGGAGCTCGCGTTCGCGGTGCAGGGGATGTACTTCCAGGGCGGCGTCCTGCCGGCCGATCGCGTGGACGTCGCCGGCGGCTGGTACTACATCGAGCGGCGCATGGCGTATCGCGGCGTGGACGCGAACGTCGAGGCCCGGTGGATGCCATGGGACCGATTCAACCTGATATTGAATCTGGAGTCCGTCTATGACAAGGAGGACATGCCGTCTTTCCGTCGGGTCACCAAGGAGACGGGGCAGTCCTTCGGCTCGCCGGAGCGGGAGCGGCAATCGGCCGAGCTGGTCGACATCGGGGCGCTCCTTAGCGCCAACCTCAAGGTGCTCGATCCGTGGCTGAAGCTCACGGGCGGGCTCCGTTACGATCACCACAGCAAGTATGGCAATCAGCTGACCGGTCGATTCGGGGCGACCTCGCACCTGGGGAAGACGGTCGTGGCCAAGCTGCTGTACGGCAGCGCCTTCAAGGCGCCCTCCCCGTATTTGCTCTTCGCCCAGCCGCTCGTGCCGGGCGACGTGATCGGGAACGAGCGCCTGTCGCCTCAGCTCATCCACACCGTGGATGCGGAGCTGACGTGGAGGCCTGCCGTCTGGGCCTCGGCGAGCACGGGGGTGTCGTACAGCCTCTTGAACGACAAGGCAGAGTTCGTCCCGCGGGGCATCAACCAGACGGCCTTGAACGTGTCCAGCCAGAAGTCCTTGATCTGGGCGACCCGCGCCGAGCTGCGGCACGGCGACGCCTTCGGGGGCTACGGGTCGTTCGAGACCGTGCACTCCACCCGGGAGTCCGGCCAGGTGGGGTACCAGGCGGATCTGGTCGGCTCGTCGATGGTCGCTTACCCGAGCTGGATCGCCCGTGCCGGGGCCTATGTGAAGCTGCCGTCGCCGAGCTCCGTGCCGCTGGAGCTCTCGACGCAAGGGATCCTCGTCGGGCCCCGGCGGTCCGCGGAGGCGAGCACCCTGGAGGCCGGCGGCGCGTTCGAGCTGCCCACGTACCTCAGGTGGAACGCCAGCCTGGTCGCGCGCAACCTGTGGATCATCCCGGGGCACGAGACGACCCTGGCCGTGCGCGCCAAGAACATCCTCGGCACCTTCGGCCCGGATCCCGGGTTCTCGGGCTTCGAGTACCCGCTCGCGCCGCGCGAGATCTTCTTCGAGCTACGACACCGTTACTGAGCGGCGGTCACCCGCTTCGGATACGGGCCCACCTCGGCGTTTTCGGTGCTCAGCGCACCGGAGTGCGCTTCCGCGCCGAAAACGCCGATCTGGGCCCGTCTCCTGTGCGGGAGACCGCCGCTCTGCTCTGCAGTTTAGCAGAGCGGAGACCGCTCTAGATCATTGCTGGACCACGCACTTGGCGTCGAAGGGGTCGAGATCGCGGAACTGGTCGCCTTCGATGACCCACCTTTGCATGATGTGATTCTGGCTCGCCCCGTAGGCGTCGAACTCGTATTCGGCGGCCGCCCCGACGTAGCGGAGCGGGGTCCCCGCGCGGAGCTTGGCCATCGCGGTGTTCAGATCCCACCACAAGGCCACGTCGTTCTTGGGATCGTTGAGCTCGAGGATCTTCTGCCGCAGCTCATGCCCGGACGTGATGATCTGCCCGGTGGTCGCGTAGCCGTACACGAGTCCCATCGCGATGAGGACGACGCCGTCGTAATAGAAGTGCGCCGCGGGGAACGGCACCTCGCCGTTCCACCGGCGGGAGAAGTGATAGGCGAAGGCGGTGGCGTTCCAGTTCGTGCAGTCGAGCTTCTCGCCGGTGTCGTCCTTGGGGCTGCACTCGCTCCGCAGGCTGAGCGAGGGCGAGATCCCATAGGAGTCGTCATCGAGGGTGCCTTGAGGGATGTTGGCGAGGAACACCTCGGTGTGCAATGCAGGGCCGAGGAGCCACCTGCCCGGACGTCCGCGGACGGTCCATTCGGTCACGATGGTCGAGGCGGCGGCGGGATAGGCGGCCAGCAGCGTGCGGCCAGCCGGCGCCCGCTCCAGGTCATCCAGGTTGAAGGCGGCTTCGATCTTGTCCTTGTACGTCTGCGCGCCCGGCCTGAACGTCACCGAGGGGAGGATCCTGCCCTGGAGCGCCGCGAAATGGGTCGTGAACTCGGTGCTGACGCCTGTGTTGTAGTCGTCCCGCGCGGAGAGGCTATTGGCGGTGCGGACGCCGTCGCTGACGATGTATTTCGCGAGCGCGCAGCCGATGGCGAACGGGGAAGGGGCGAGCCTCATCCTGCCGCCCACGTCATCACGGCGCGCGATGGAGGGCGCGGCATAGCCCGGCAGCATGTGGAGGAGGTCCTCCTTCTTCACCTCGAACGCGATGTCGCGGGCGAGCTCGTTCTCTTCGGGCCCTACGAGGTAGCGGACGTCATCCGTGTAGATCAGCGAGAGGAGCTGGTCGAGCCCGCGCTCCTGGCTCGAGTGGCTGTCTCGGCTCACGATGTCGAACGGCCTCCCTCCGAGCCCGCCCGCGGCGGTCACGTCTTCGACCGCGAGCAACATGGCTTGCTCGAGGTTGCGGCCGATGGCCGACTCGCTCCCGGAGAAGGGGAGGAGGGCCCCAATTTTGATGGCGTTCTCGGGCTCATCGGGCTCATCGGGCGCCGTCGACGAGCATGACGCGGAGAGCAGGGACGCGAGTCCCACAATCAGCCCGGTCTCCATACAGCGCATGCGTCGCCTGCGCGAACCCAGCCACGCGCCGGCTCGATGGAGGCAGTCCCGAACGGTAGGCATCCCAGTGTACATGGTTGTCCTTCGAGACGATGACATCGCATTGAGGACGGAGCTGTCAAGGGCCGTGGGTGCGATGCGCACCACAAGGTTCGCTGTTTGCGTTCTGCGATCGATACCCGTCACGAACACGGGTGTCGGGCTGCGGTGAGAGCGTGACCGAGAGAGAGGGACCCCACAGGTCGGGCGCCGGCCGCGGCGCCGTGCCGTGCCGTGGGCGGCGCCCAGGTTGCGCCCCCGCTCGGATTGTGATGGACGCCCGCCGCTCGTCCGCGAAACCTTTGCGGACCGCCCGTGTCCAAGGAGACGTGATGCCCTCCAACCTTCGCTCGCACTTCGCCTTCAACGCCCTCGCCGCCGCGATCGGGCTGTCCCTCGCGGCCTGCGCCGGGGCGCCTCCGCCCGCGCCGAACGCGCCGGTTTCGCCGGGCGACGGCCGCCCGGCGGCCCCGCCGCCGGCGCCGCTCCCGGAGGAAGAGGCCTTCGCCGTCCACGGCACGCTCAAGGACGAGTGGCTCCCGATCCTGAAGCCGGCGCCCTTCGACCCGAAGACCGCGCTGGTCCCCCCGGCGCCGGCCGGCGTGCCCGCCGCGCCGCGCGCCTGCGAGGCGTTCGCGCGGCGCGCCCCCGTCGCGCCCGCGCAGCCCTGCGGCGACGCGCAGGGCGCGATCGAGGCGCTCGACGCCGCGCTCGCCGAGGACGACGCCGCGAAGCGCGACGCGCGGCTCGCGGGCGTCGAGGCGTGCGCGGGCCTCGAGGCGGGCCTCGCGCGCGCGCTCCGGGCCGAGCTCGCGCCTATCACCTGCGGCGACGCCATCGCCGCGCCGCTCCTCGAAACGCCGCCCGGCGCGCTCCGGGGCGACCTCTACCAGGTGCTTCTCGGCCTGACGCTCTCGGCCCGGCTCGCGCGCACCGCGACCGAGCCGCCCACGCTGCGGCCGCCCTACGATGTCCAGCGCGTCCTCGCGTTCACGAAGGGCCCGCTCTTCGCGTGGGTGACGGAGCAGGCCCGGGCGATCGAGGATCTCGGGCGGCGCGGCGTCGAGCTTCCGTTCTACGCGAAGGGCATCGTCGCCGTGGAGTCCGGGCGGGCCGACATGCGGCTCGTCGAGGCGGTCCGGTCCGCGCCGCTGCCGGACGCCATGCGGAAGGACGCGGAGCTCGCCGACGTCTACTACGGTGAGCTCGATCAGCTGCTCGATCCCTGGAAGGCCCGCGGCCGTGACGCCGCGCTCGTCGGCCTGCGCGAGCTCTCGTCGGTCGGCGTGCTCCACGACGCCCGCGTCGACGGCGCGCGCGAGATGCTCTCCCGCCTCTATGGCGGCCGGCGCGTCGACGCGCTGGACGCGCTGGAACTGCCGCCGCTCGCGGCGGGCACCCCCCCATCGTCGGCCGTCGAGCGGCTCGCGGCCCGGCTGCCGACGTACTACGCGGGCCGCCTGATCGCGCCCGAGGCGGCGGCGCGGCCCGAGCTCCTGCGCGTCCTGCTCGGCCGGGGCGTTCCACTGCAGCACCGCGCGGCGCTGCGCACAGCGCAGCTCTCGCCCGAGTCGAGGCTCCTCTATGCGAGGGCGCGGCTCGAGCTCGGCCGGCTCTACTGGCGGGCCGTGGACTTCGATCAGGCGACCGCGCTGCTCGCGGCGTGGCCCAAGGACACGCCGCGCCCCGCCGAGGCGACGACGCTGCTCGCGGTCGCGCTCGGCCTGCGCAACGGCCCCGAGGACGCGGCGCTCATGATGCGGCGGGCGCCGCTCGCGGCGCTGGGCCTCGGCGAACTCGCCGCGCTCGACTGGGTGGCCCGCGCGAAGCCCGCCTCGACGTACGCGGGCATCGCGGCGTACGACGCGGCCGTCATCAAGCAGATCGCCGCCCCGCAGGGCGCGGAAGCGAGCTACTGGTCCGACGTGGCGGCGCGCTTCCGCGAGGCGCAGGCGCTCCTGACGGGGCCGCTGTCGAAGTCGGCGGAGGAGAGGGCGCGGGCGGCCGACGAGATCGCGCGGGCGGCGCGGTAGGGGCGGCGCGCGGGAGCGCCGAGATCGGCTGCTTTGCGAGCCCCCGGCCGGTGCCGGTGCCGGCCGCCCTACCTGAAGCGCCGCTGCGGCCAGCGGTCTATGGATCGATGATCCAGGGACCGCCCGCGCCGCCCGCGCCGTCGTTGCCACCGGCGCCGCCGCCTGCGCCGCCGCCGCCCGCGCTGTCGCCCGCGCCGCTGCCTGTAGCCCCGGAGTTGCCGTCAGCCCCGGTGTTGCCGTTCGCCCCGGTGCTCCCGCTCGCCACGCCGCTCCCCACGGCGCCGGCAGCCCCGGTGCTGCCGCTCGCCACGGGGCTGCCGTTCGCCCCGCCGCCGCCCCCGTCGTCACCGGGGGTCGAGCCGTTGCCTGCACCGCCGTTGCCGCCGGGGTCCACGTACGGGCCCGGATCGATCAGACCGCCGCCGATCGCGGCCAGGTCATAGATGAGGTCGGTATCGAAATAGATACCGATCGGCCTGTAGGCGATGCCAGAGCCCACGACGACGGTCTCTGCTGCACGGGTCTCCCAGTTCCAGCCGGTGGTGCTGACGATATCCCATGTGTATTGCTGGTAGACCGGATAGGCCGAGACCCGCGCGAGCGCGGCCGTGGGCACGAACAGGACCGAGGTCGCGTCGAGCGCGACGGTCGCGCTCACGTCGAACCCGACCGCCTTGGTGATCTGCTCGTCCGACGGCACGCAATCATCCAGCGGGCCCGGCTGCGCGCCCGAGGACATGTCGCCGCCCGACGTGGCCGAGGAAGAAGGCTGAGGACCCCAGGTGCCGCCGCCCGGCATGCCCGGCGCGGGCTGATAGCTCCAGGCGCCGCCGCTGCCCGACATTCCCGTCGAAGGCTGTGGGCCCAAGGTGTCGTCGTCGCCCCCGGGGATGCCGCCCGGAACGCCCGGGAAGGGCTGGAAGAACCCGACCGGCTCGTCCTCCGAGAGCGCCGGGAAAGGCCAGAAGTTGTTGAGCGCGCGGCTGCCTGTCGTGCCCGTGCGCGTCGCGGCCTGGGGCTGCCGGGGCGTGACGGTGCTCAGCACGCGCACCGCCGGCGTGACGCTCGCCGATACGGAGACGCTGAGCGTCCGCGGGCCGAACCCCTCCGCCACGCGGAGCAGGTGGCCGGCATCCTCCCAGTGGAACGTCTCCGGTAGAACGAGGACGTTCGTGATCGTCTGACCAAAACACAGGGCCTGCCGGGCCTCGCCGACCCCGGCTCGTGCGCCGCTGTCCGCGCGCTCGGGCACCTCGGGCGCCTCGCGCGGGTTCACGCAAGTGATGGATGGAACGAGCAGCATCGCCGTGCCGAGCACGAGCTTCACGTCAGGAACAGACATGTTCACTCCCCTGGGTTGCGATCAGAGCAGCGAAGCGACGGAGCTACTCCGGCGTGGAGCGCGCCGAGGAGCCGATCGTCGCCTTCCGCGTCCCGGTGTCCCGGGAGGCCTCTTCTTCCGACTCCGAGACGGCAGCGGCCAGAGCGCAGCCAGCCCGTGAGCTCGGGAGTCCTCCGTGAGACCAGCTCGATGAGCATAGAAGTCCTATGGGGCGACGCTCCCTGCAAGAAGCGTGGAGTGGCGCGCGCTCCCCTGCGCGCTCCCCTGCGCGCGCCACCGCGGCGTCCACAGCGCGAGCGCTCCCGGCGCCGACGCCGGTCGCGAATGGACTGGCGCTTGCCGTTCCAGGAGGCGCGTGAGCGGCGTGCCCACGGGCGAGGTCGCGCATCCCCCCAGGAGCGGCTGCCGTGCCGCGCACGCGGCGCAGGAGAGGCGAGCGTGACGAGTCCTGTGGTCGTGACCAAGTATCTGTGTGCCGCCGCTGCGATTCACGCCGTGCTCGGCTGCGCCGCCGGCGTCGACCTGCCCGACGAGGGCGGATCCGCGGCGCCTGCGACTCCCACCCTCGGGGTCGCAGAACAGCGGGCCAGCGCCTACGGGTGGAGGATCATCCAGACGATCGACTTCAATTTCGACGGAAAGCAGGATGTCCTCTGGATAGACCCCGATCGCAGCCGCATGGCCATCTGGTTCATGGACGGAGCCCAGCTGCTCACGCCGGGCCCGATCCTTCAGGGGCCGGCCGGCAGAGGCTGGATCGCCATATCGAACGACTTCAACGCCGATGGCATGGGGGACGTGATCTGGCGTCACGATCAGCGGGACCTGATAACGATCTGGCTCATGGACGGAGGCCGGCCGTTCGCGCAGGGGCCGGTGATCCCCGGGCCACGCGGCAGCGGCTGGGTGATCCGGCCGAACGACTTCAACCGCAACCTCGGCTCGGATGTGCTCTTTTATAACGAAGAGAAGAAGTTGATGACGGTGTGGCTGATGGATGGCAATCAGCTGCTCGCGCCGGGCCCGTTCCTTCCGGGGCCGGGCGGCGACTGGGACATCGGACCCGTCCCCGACTTCAACTTCGATCGCATCGGGGACGTGATCTGGAACGACGACGTGCGCAACCTGATGACGGTGTGGCTGATGAGCAACACCGAGGTCCTCGGGCGGGGGCCGGTGATCCCCGGGCCGGCCGGCGAGGGATGGGAAGTCCTCTGGGCGAGCGATTTCAACGCTGACGGCATGGCGGACGTGCTTTGGTCCAACGAGGACAAGGGCCTCATCGCGGTGTGGCTGATGAACGGCGTCGAGCTCCTCGACGTGGGGCCGGTGATCCCCGGGCCGATCGGCGGCGGCTGGAGAGCGATCGCCGCCGGCGACGTCAACGGCGATCTGATGACGGACGTCGTGTGGCAACGCCTGGGGACGAGCCAGATGGCGGTTTGGTTGATGAATGGCACCCACCTCCTCTCGCCAGGGCCGGTGATCCTGGGCCCCCCCGGCGGCTGACCCGACCCGGGCGGCTCGCGGCGCGCGCCGGCGCGTCAGTTCGAGACGCCCGCCGCGCGCAGCCCGTCCCGGGCCAGCGCGTGCTTGGGCGCGATGTCGAGGACCCGCCGGAGCTCCCGCGCGGCGTCGCCGCCCTTGCCCATCTTGAGCAGCGACCAGCCGAGGCCCGAGCGCACCTCGACGTCGCTCGGGTACATCTCCGCGAGCCGGCCGTAGATCGTCGCCGCCTCCGGGTAGCGCGCCAGGTTGTACAGGGCGAACGCGAGCCGCAGGCTGGCGAGGTAGTTCGCGGGGTCGAGCTGCAGCGCCTTCCGCGCGGTCGCCTCCACGTCGGCCCACCGGCGCAGCGCCATCTGCGGGAGCAGCGCGCCGACGCGCGACTCGACCGATCTCGGCTCGAGCGCGCTCGCCCTGCCGTACGCGTCGACGGCCTCCTTGTTGCGCCCGAGCTTGTGATAGAGCCAGCCGCGGCGGAGCTCCGCCACGTAGCCATCCTTCTGCGGCGCAGGGAGGCGATCGAGCGCGGCGAGCGCGTCCTGCACCTTCCCGGCGGCCTCGGCGTCATAGGACAGCTGGAACAGGTCCGCCGGCCTCCCCTCCGCCTCGGCGGCCCCGGAAGGGACGCCGCTCAAGGCACAACCGACCAGCATCACGAAGAACCATCGACTCGCTCTCATGACGTCTCCTCGCCGAATGACACGGTGAATTTCCTGTCGGCGTCCTGGATCCGCTCCGCTGCCCGCGTGCGGCCCTGCGCCGTGATCTCGACCCTGAGCGGCCCTCTGCCCCTCGTGAGCTCCGCCCGCGTCCGCACGAGCGGCTCGCCGCGGCGATCGCGCCGCCGCGACTCGCCGAGCACCACGAGGAGGTCGCCCTCGCGGCGCATCCTGAGGTCCATCTCGATCCCGTCGCCTGGCAGGAAGGGGGCGACGAAGTCGGCGAGCGCCCGGAGCGCGACCGCGCGGAACCGCCGCGCCGGCAGCGTGTCCGCCCAGCGGAGCGAGGCGCTGCCCTCGAGCGGCACCCGCGGGAGCGCCGCGCGCAGCAGGTGAACGACCGACGCGTCGTCGCCCACCGCGTCGAAGCTCGTGAACAGGTCGTCGCTCCTGCCGTAGAAGAGCGACGCGGCGCGGTCCTCCGAGCGGATCAGGAGCCGCCCGTAGACGTCCACGTCGCACGTGACGCGCTCGACGTGCGCGCCGACGCGGTACGCCCAGGTGTCGCCGCAGGTGAAGCCGAAGTACGCGGACACGTCCTCGTCGGCCTCGATGGAGCGCACGGCGTCGCCCTCCCGCGGCTCCAGGCTGGGCCAGAGCCGCGCCTCCTCGCCGACCGTGACCACGTCGGTGAAGCTGCATGGGAGCGTCGGCGCGCCGAGCTTATGGGTCGACTGGAGCTGGAAGTGCAGGTGCGGCTCGGGGGATCGACCCGAGCTGCCGGCGAGCCCGAGGACGTCGCCCCGCTTCACCCATTGCCCCTCCACGACCTTGAGCGTCCCGCGCGCGAGGTGCGCGACCATGGAGTAGACGCCGGGCGCGTGGGCCACGATGACGTGGTTGCCCCAGTTCTGCTCGAGGTTCATCGCGCCGACGTCGCTGTCGGGCACGCTCGACTCGACCTTCACCACGGTGCCGTCGGCGGCCGCGACCACGGGCAGCCGGTGGCAGTGGAAGTCCTGCGGCGCGCTCCCGGCGCCGCGGAAGGCCTGGCCACCTTCGTCCATCACCTGGAAATCGAAGGCATACCGCCACTGCTCCTTGTGCGTGAACGCGCCGTCGACCGCCTGCGTGCACGTCCACGTGCCGCGGAACGGGAGCCGGAAGCTCACCCCGTGCGGCGACCGCTGGAAGCGCGCGCGCCGCGTGCGGAAGTACGCGAGGTTCTGCTCGGGCGTGCCCGGGAGGAAATCCACGGCCTTGGGCCGCTCGTCGCGCGCGCGCCGCCGCATCGCGAGCAGGGCGGCGACGACGGTGACGTTGAACGGCAGGATCAGCGGCGCCGCGCCGAGCCGCGCGAGCGGCGCCATCGCGCCGGCGGTGACGAGCGCGGCGGCGACGGCGCCGGACAGGCCGAGCGCGAACGAGGACGCCGAGGGGACGAACCAGACGCCGCCCAGCCCGACCGCCGTGAGGACGGCGTTGTAGCCGAGCACGTCGAGCGCGCCGTCAGGGAGCGAGAGCCATCGCGAGGCGAGCCCGAGCACCGCCGCGAACGCGAGCGCGGCGAGGAGCGCGGCGATCCGGCTGTGGACGAGGAGCGCGGCGAGCACCAGCGCGCCCGCGTCGGCGCGGGGCAGGAAGAAGAGGCCGCCGAGGCACCGCGCGAACAGCGCGATGGGCGCGGGCAGGCCCTCGATCGCGGGCGGGGCTTGCGCGTGCGCCGCGAGCGTGAGCCCGGAGAACGCCGAGGTGCTCAGCGTCAGGTGGAAGACGACGATGAACGGCAGCGAGAGCACCGGCAGGCCGGCGGCGCCGCCGGAGCCGAGACCGGAGAGGGAGCGCAGCGCGGCCGTGACCACCACGCACGCGGCGGCGCCGAGCAGCGCGACGGCGACAGCGGGGCCGTCCGCGGTGAACGACTGCGCCACGCCGAGGCCGACGAGGAGCGCGTTGTACGCGTAGGACCCGTCCCTCACGGCGTCCTTCTCGAGGTCGAGGAGGAGCGCGGCCCCGTTCGCCGCGCACGCCGCGATGACGCCGAACACGAAGGCGCGAGGCACGGTGGCGGTCGCGAGCAGCACGAGCAGCCCCACGGCCGGCGAGCGCGAGAACAGGATGTGCGCGTAGACCCGGAGGAGCGACTCCCCCATCTCGGCGACGCCGCTCCTCGCGAGCAGCGAGCTCACGGCCGCCGCGACCCGACGGCGCCGGGCCGTCCAGGTCGCGTGCGCCGCGCCGCTCGTCGGCGCGGGGATCACCTGAGCCATGCCGGCACGTCCTCGACGGCGCGGAAATCGTCGAGCGTCTCCGCGCGGCGGATGCAGGAGGCGCCTCCCTCGCCCACCATCACCACCGCCGGACGGAGGGTGATGAACTGGTGCCACTGCGTCACGTTGTAGGCGCCCACGTTGCGGAACACGAGCCGATCTCCCGGGGACGACGCCGGGAACTGCATGGTGTCGCGCACCACGTCGATGTTCATGCACAGCGGGCCGAACATCACGGTGGGCTCCTGCATGGCGCTGAACTCCTGCGCCGGGACGACATCGTGTTTGTACCAGAACGAGGTGAAGAGCAGGTTGACGCCCGCGTCGAGGACGAGGCCGCTGCGCCCGTCGGGGAGGCGCTTCTTGGCCTCGACCGTCGCGATCAGGTACCCCGCGTCGTCCACCAGCGCGCGGCCCGTCTCGAGGACGAGCGTCGGGAGCTCCCGTGCGGGACAATCGAGCTCGCCGAGGCCGTCGCAGATGGCCTCGGCGTAGCGCTCGAACGACGGAGATGCCTGCTCGCCGAGCAGGTACTGCGCCTTCAGCGTGTTCTTCGAGGCGAAGCCGCCGCCGAGGTCGAGGAACGAGAGCCGGATCCCGTGCGCGGCGCGTATCTCGTTGGCGAGGCGCGCCAGCTTGGACGCCGCCTTGCCGTAGGCGCCCGGGTCGAGGATGAACGTGCCGATATGGCAGTGCAGCCCGGTGAGCTCCATGCGATCTCCGCTCACGAGGCGGTTCACTGCCTCCCTGGCCTGGCCGGACTCGAGGTTCAGGCCGAACCGGCTCCACGGCGCGAGTCCCTCGATGTTCATGTTGACCCGAATGGCCACCTTCGGGCGCGCCTTGACCCGCTCGGCGACCCGCTCGATCCGCGCGAGCTCGTCGAGGTTGTCGATGTGGATGATCGAGCCGCCGGAGACCGCGCGCGCGAGCGCCGCGTCGGGCTTGTACGGGCCGTTCCAGTGGATCCGCTCGGCCGGGACGCCCGCGAGGATCGCCTTGTCGTACTCGAAGGGCGAGACGACCTCGGCCCAGGCGCCTTCGCGGTGGAACGTGCGGCAGATCGCCTCGAGGTAGTTCGTCTTGTACGACCAGGCGATCCGCACTTTGGCCCAGCGGCGCGCGAACGCGCCGTGGAGCTCGCGG encodes the following:
- a CDS encoding TonB-dependent receptor plug domain-containing protein yields the protein MIASIPGLAWAQPTAATAPAAPKAVGGERRNDALEDVDLLRLLDVEVSTATKTLETLDDAPAIMTAITAEEIQRWGYTSVGEVLEHVVGFYLIDDHILPNAGVQGMTGGLGAESGGIKVMINGRSAAFRTTSGNWLGTELIPLSAVKQIEIVRGPASALYGADAFLGVVNIITLDPEDIPFADGTVQVGVTKDHPRGRLDLVGGMFTDRFEMMLTAAGELDDRSGLEMPTQSPAALIPPYNAGRLDAQNLERMSGVVGARIGFRSPERGHHLRLSAYWSGLRRGGDFAQWAQLTGGTDDEGNRAGTVVSLQQRRVAVDGLFQLNRELAFAVQGMYFQGGVLPADRVDVAGGWYYIERRMAYRGVDANVEARWMPWDRFNLILNLESVYDKEDMPSFRRVTKETGQSFGSPERERQSAELVDIGALLSANLKVLDPWLKLTGGLRYDHHSKYGNQLTGRFGATSHLGKTVVAKLLYGSAFKAPSPYLLFAQPLVPGDVIGNERLSPQLIHTVDAELTWRPAVWASASTGVSYSLLNDKAEFVPRGINQTALNVSSQKSLIWATRAELRHGDAFGGYGSFETVHSTRESGQVGYQADLVGSSMVAYPSWIARAGAYVKLPSPSSVPLELSTQGILVGPRRSAEASTLEAGGAFELPTYLRWNASLVARNLWIIPGHETTLAVRAKNILGTFGPDPGFSGFEYPLAPREIFFELRHRY
- a CDS encoding ABC transporter substrate-binding protein, coding for MGLASLLSASCSSTAPDEPDEPENAIKIGALLPFSGSESAIGRNLEQAMLLAVEDVTAAGGLGGRPFDIVSRDSHSSQERGLDQLLSLIYTDDVRYLVGPEENELARDIAFEVKKEDLLHMLPGYAAPSIARRDDVGGRMRLAPSPFAIGCALAKYIVSDGVRTANSLSARDDYNTGVSTEFTTHFAALQGRILPSVTFRPGAQTYKDKIEAAFNLDDLERAPAGRTLLAAYPAAASTIVTEWTVRGRPGRWLLGPALHTEVFLANIPQGTLDDDSYGISPSLSLRSECSPKDDTGEKLDCTNWNATAFAYHFSRRWNGEVPFPAAHFYYDGVVLIAMGLVYGYATTGQIITSGHELRQKILELNDPKNDVALWWDLNTAMAKLRAGTPLRYVGAAAEYEFDAYGASQNHIMQRWVIEGDQFRDLDPFDAKCVVQQ
- a CDS encoding FG-GAP repeat domain-containing protein, yielding MTSPVVVTKYLCAAAAIHAVLGCAAGVDLPDEGGSAAPATPTLGVAEQRASAYGWRIIQTIDFNFDGKQDVLWIDPDRSRMAIWFMDGAQLLTPGPILQGPAGRGWIAISNDFNADGMGDVIWRHDQRDLITIWLMDGGRPFAQGPVIPGPRGSGWVIRPNDFNRNLGSDVLFYNEEKKLMTVWLMDGNQLLAPGPFLPGPGGDWDIGPVPDFNFDRIGDVIWNDDVRNLMTVWLMSNTEVLGRGPVIPGPAGEGWEVLWASDFNADGMADVLWSNEDKGLIAVWLMNGVELLDVGPVIPGPIGGGWRAIAAGDVNGDLMTDVVWQRLGTSQMAVWLMNGTHLLSPGPVILGPPGG
- a CDS encoding tetratricopeptide repeat protein, which codes for MRASRWFFVMLVGCALSGVPSGAAEAEGRPADLFQLSYDAEAAGKVQDALAALDRLPAPQKDGYVAELRRGWLYHKLGRNKEAVDAYGRASALEPRSVESRVGALLPQMALRRWADVEATARKALQLDPANYLASLRLAFALYNLARYPEAATIYGRLAEMYPSDVEVRSGLGWSLLKMGKGGDAARELRRVLDIAPKHALARDGLRAAGVSN
- a CDS encoding urea transporter, whose translation is MAQVIPAPTSGAAHATWTARRRRVAAAVSSLLARSGVAEMGESLLRVYAHILFSRSPAVGLLVLLATATVPRAFVFGVIAACAANGAALLLDLEKDAVRDGSYAYNALLVGLGVAQSFTADGPAVAVALLGAAACVVVTAALRSLSGLGSGGAAGLPVLSLPFIVVFHLTLSTSAFSGLTLAAHAQAPPAIEGLPAPIALFARCLGGLFFLPRADAGALVLAALLVHSRIAALLAALAFAAVLGLASRWLSLPDGALDVLGYNAVLTAVGLGGVWFVPSASSFALGLSGAVAAALVTAGAMAPLARLGAAPLILPFNVTVVAALLAMRRRARDERPKAVDFLPGTPEQNLAYFRTRRARFQRSPHGVSFRLPFRGTWTCTQAVDGAFTHKEQWRYAFDFQVMDEGGQAFRGAGSAPQDFHCHRLPVVAAADGTVVKVESSVPDSDVGAMNLEQNWGNHVIVAHAPGVYSMVAHLARGTLKVVEGQWVKRGDVLGLAGSSGRSPEPHLHFQLQSTHKLGAPTLPCSFTDVVTVGEEARLWPSLEPREGDAVRSIEADEDVSAYFGFTCGDTWAYRVGAHVERVTCDVDVYGRLLIRSEDRAASLFYGRSDDLFTSFDAVGDDASVVHLLRAALPRVPLEGSASLRWADTLPARRFRAVALRALADFVAPFLPGDGIEMDLRMRREGDLLVVLGESRRRDRRGEPLVRTRAELTRGRGPLRVEITAQGRTRAAERIQDADRKFTVSFGEETS